A stretch of Blautia liquoris DNA encodes these proteins:
- a CDS encoding ABC-2 transporter permease yields the protein MDSINNIGTIFGNSQYITDFFTTYASYLVGAALVFSLLNCFFGYALRKLWSCIFGLLLGLGAGISLGLYFNLGPVASLGSALAGGLIFTVLSFLLYRIGIFFLCIGVVIFTLFQLFPTPTFSAICGFVVFGIAVGFLAIVKEQIIVSIITALYGAVGSAKSILDLAGHKSLLFTVLLAIILAALGVSFQLKLWKKKKKHGGKIRKRNMKKRSRKKIQHQYRPKPTSQTEIKPQPSRPDDTISDKTRIVDKPSRPDDSNYTVDLSDIRSEISREIQDIYNEESKDQQNPK from the coding sequence ATGGACAGTATCAACAATATAGGCACAATATTCGGAAACTCACAATATATTACTGATTTCTTTACCACTTATGCCTCTTATCTTGTCGGGGCAGCTCTGGTATTTTCGCTGCTCAACTGTTTTTTCGGCTATGCCCTAAGAAAACTCTGGAGCTGCATCTTTGGCCTGCTTTTAGGACTTGGTGCTGGAATATCGCTTGGACTGTATTTTAATCTTGGCCCTGTTGCCAGCCTGGGATCTGCCCTCGCGGGAGGATTGATTTTCACTGTCCTTTCTTTTCTGCTTTACCGAATCGGAATATTTTTTCTCTGTATCGGAGTTGTGATATTCACACTATTTCAACTATTTCCAACGCCAACCTTCAGTGCAATCTGTGGCTTCGTCGTGTTTGGAATTGCAGTAGGATTTCTTGCCATTGTGAAAGAACAAATTATTGTGAGTATCATAACTGCATTATATGGGGCCGTAGGTTCCGCGAAATCAATTCTTGACCTGGCCGGACATAAAAGTCTTTTGTTCACCGTTCTTCTGGCTATCATACTGGCTGCTCTTGGAGTTTCTTTTCAGCTGAAATTATGGAAAAAGAAGAAAAAACATGGAGGAAAGATCAGAAAGAGAAACATGAAAAAGAGAAGTAGGAAAAAGATACAACACCAATACCGGCCAAAACCTACATCTCAGACGGAGATTAAACCTCAGCCCTCTCGGCCTGACGACACTATTTCTGATAAAACTAGGATTGTCGATAAACCCTCCCGGCCTGATGACTCCAATTATACAGTTGATTTATCAGATATACGGTCCGAAATATCCAGAGAAATCCAGGATATCTACAACGAAGAAAGTAAAGATCAGCAAAATCCCAAATAA
- a CDS encoding ABC transporter substrate-binding protein → MKYLRSTGAAALLLAVFISGCGSKKEDRQPVTPPTKEPVVTETPTPSEAVKSTETVKPTKEPEEEIKVTLSNSQELTADYTTMKDLPVEKGTYIAVVAKGIDSSYWNNVKKGAEAAIKKLNEELGYTGNDKVRITFEGPANNSDIDSQINIIDAVLADNPTVLCLSAIDMQSCNAQLETAQENGIPVVIIDSGVENNLIASACATNNYNAGAEAAKKMSEAIGNIGEVAVMAHQATAQSSIDRVKGFTEEMTNHHPDIKIIETSYESEDKTVKEIVSGVLKDHPDLSGYFGTNENMAVGVMDAMQETENDKVKLIGFDSGETQQKAVKDGKEYGMICQNPYGMGYASMVAAARLASHLPVDTYISSGYQWIDNKNITLPENRQYLYK, encoded by the coding sequence ATGAAGTATTTACGAAGCACGGGAGCAGCAGCACTTCTTCTGGCAGTTTTTATTTCAGGATGTGGAAGCAAAAAAGAAGATCGACAACCGGTTACCCCACCGACAAAGGAGCCAGTAGTAACAGAGACTCCAACTCCAAGTGAAGCTGTCAAGTCAACAGAAACTGTGAAACCAACAAAAGAACCGGAAGAAGAAATAAAAGTCACTCTTTCAAATTCCCAGGAATTGACCGCTGATTATACAACAATGAAGGACTTGCCTGTAGAAAAGGGTACTTATATTGCTGTAGTGGCCAAAGGAATAGATTCCAGTTATTGGAACAATGTGAAAAAAGGCGCTGAGGCAGCCATTAAGAAGTTAAATGAGGAACTGGGCTATACAGGAAATGATAAGGTGAGGATAACCTTTGAAGGGCCTGCAAATAATTCAGACATAGATTCACAGATTAATATTATAGATGCAGTATTGGCAGATAATCCGACAGTTCTCTGTCTTTCGGCCATAGATATGCAGTCCTGCAATGCACAGCTGGAAACAGCTCAGGAAAATGGAATACCAGTTGTGATTATTGATTCAGGTGTGGAGAATAATTTGATTGCATCAGCATGTGCAACGAATAACTATAATGCAGGTGCAGAAGCTGCAAAAAAAATGAGTGAGGCAATTGGAAACATCGGGGAAGTCGCTGTTATGGCACATCAGGCTACTGCCCAAAGCAGTATTGATCGTGTAAAGGGATTTACAGAAGAGATGACGAATCATCATCCGGATATTAAAATCATTGAAACTTCTTATGAGAGTGAAGACAAGACAGTAAAAGAAATCGTATCTGGAGTACTAAAAGATCATCCGGATTTGTCAGGATATTTTGGTACGAATGAGAACATGGCAGTCGGCGTCATGGATGCCATGCAGGAGACTGAAAATGATAAAGTAAAGCTTATAGGATTTGACTCTGGAGAAACACAGCAGAAAGCAGTGAAAGACGGAAAGGAATATGGGATGATCTGTCAGAATCCATATGGGATGGGATATGCATCTATGGTTGCTGCGGCCCGACTGGCATCACATCTTCCGGTAGATACTTACATCAGTTCGGGATATCAGTGGATTGACAATAAAAATATAACCCTGCCCGAAAATCGTCAATACTTATATAAATAG
- a CDS encoding RluA family pseudouridine synthase — protein sequence MNLDLKDILWEDEDILVIRKHAGVPVQHSRAGQMDLEHLLLNYLALKKSQKKTIPYLAVIHRLDQPVEGILVFAKNSDSARKLNAQLAVGRIKKEYLAVTDHEPEKLEGTLDNYLVKCKGDNRSVVTQKDVPGAKRSILSYKTLEKDKKSEKVLLLIFLKTGRHHQIRVQMAHAKMPLCGDRKYNKEYKDGENLALCAYKLTFFHPVTNKELKFQVSPENIVFHPFLGKLRE from the coding sequence ATGAATTTAGATTTAAAAGATATATTGTGGGAAGACGAAGATATCCTGGTAATCAGAAAGCATGCAGGGGTACCGGTACAGCATTCACGTGCTGGGCAGATGGATCTGGAACATCTGTTGCTGAATTATCTTGCACTTAAAAAATCACAAAAGAAAACAATCCCATATCTGGCTGTGATTCACCGGCTGGATCAGCCGGTAGAGGGAATCTTGGTATTCGCAAAGAATTCTGATTCTGCGCGGAAGCTGAATGCTCAGCTGGCAGTGGGCCGGATTAAAAAAGAATATCTTGCAGTCACTGACCACGAACCGGAAAAGCTGGAAGGAACGTTGGATAATTATCTGGTAAAGTGTAAGGGGGATAACAGATCTGTAGTTACCCAGAAGGATGTACCCGGTGCGAAACGATCGATACTTAGCTATAAGACGTTGGAAAAAGACAAAAAAAGCGAAAAGGTTCTTCTTTTGATTTTCCTGAAAACAGGACGTCATCATCAGATTCGAGTACAGATGGCGCATGCCAAAATGCCCCTCTGTGGTGACAGGAAATACAATAAAGAGTATAAAGACGGTGAGAATCTGGCACTCTGTGCATACAAGCTGACATTTTTCCATCCAGTCACGAACAAAGAATTGAAATTTCAGGTCAGCCCTGAAAATATAGTATTCCATCCTTTCCTGGGAAAATTAAGAGAATAA